A section of the Gasterosteus aculeatus chromosome 10, fGasAcu3.hap1.1, whole genome shotgun sequence genome encodes:
- the kdm1b gene encoding lysine-specific histone demethylase 2 isoform X1 — MLSDADYCGNPSGNARRARKRSSGDSPGDGQTLRSSGRQSTVRVKRTNNPPPGQSKRKATDTEEEDDQSEKKYRKCEKAGCSATYPVCFASASDRCAKNGYTSRWYHLSCGEHFCNECFDHYYRSHKDGYEVFASWKKVWTSNGKSEPSLKAFMVDQQLPFWVQCTKPDCRKWRQLTKEIQLTASLAATYRCGMKFYNIKTEGLDQCSQPEDLRVVEVSDNWWHSMLILPPLFKDSPAAPFLAAYYPDCVGMSPSGAASNPSLSELRADPCRAAIQPQIPGMCPYFQPFYQPNECGKALCVRPDMMELDELYEFPEFSRDPTMYLALRNLILASWHKNCKEVLTCQTCAVHIIARGLVRVRCVQEMDRVLHFMTRKGLINTGVLAVKRPLLPVRYGAVSVLVLTVPPTPLVYSVRKKESHASSLQRKVIVVGAGASGLAAARQLQNFGTQVVVLEARERIGGRVWDDASLGVTVGRGAQIVNGCVNNPIALMCEQMAIKMHKLGERCDLFQEGGQVTDTAIDKRMDFHFNAILDVVSEWRKDKSQAQDKTLREKIQEVKKNFLQESGIQFSELEEKVLQFHLSNLEYACGSTLDQVSARSWDHNEFFAQFSGDHTLLTKGYSALLHKLAEGLDIHTKCPVQAVEYSGDVVKVTSSNGSQWTAQKVLVTVPLTLLQKNLIQFHPALPERKLKAIHSLGAGIIEKIGLQFPYRFWDNKIQGADYFGHIPSGPDKRGMFSVFYDMESQGKQAVLMSVITGEAVHAVRDMEDKEVVDECMKVLRELFKEQDVPEPLHFFVTHWSKDKWSQMSYSFVKTGGSGEAYDILAEDVQGKVFFAGEATNRHFPQTVTGAYLSGVREASKMAAM; from the exons ATGTTGTCGGATGCAG ACTACTGCGGGAATCCCTCCGGAAATGCTCGGCGGGCAAGGAAGAGGAGCTCCGGGGATTCACCGGGGGACGGGCAGACCCTGCGCTCCTCCGGGAGGCAGAGCACCGTGCGCGTGAAGCGCACCAACAACCCTCCACCTGGACAG AGCAAAAGAAAAGCCACAGACACCGAGGAGGAAGACGACCAGTCTGAGAAGAAGTACAGGAAGTGTGAAAAGGCCGGCTGCTCTGCCACGTACCCAGTTTGTTTTGCAAGTGCATCCGACAG GTGTGCTAAAAACGGATACACGTCTCGCTGGTACCATCTATCATGCGGTGAGCATTTTTGCAACGAATGTTTTGATCACTACTACAGAAG TCACAAAGATGGCTACGAGGTCTTTGCTTCCTGGAAGAAGGTGTGGACGAGTAACGGGAAAAGTGAGCCCAGTCTTAAAGCCTTCATGGTGGATCAGCAGCTCCCGTTCTGG GTTCAATGTACTAAACCGGACTGTAGGAAGTGGCGTCAGCTGACCAAGGAGATCCAACTGACCGCTTCCCTCGCAGCCACGTACCGCTGTGGAATGAAGTTCTACAACATCAag ACCGAGGGCCTGGACCAGTGCTCCCAGCCAGAGGACTTG CGGGTGGTCGAGGTGTCCGACAACTGGTGGCATTCCATGTTGATTTTGCCGCCGTTGTTCAAAGACAGTCCCGCCGCCCCGTTCCTCGCCGCCTACTACCCCGACTGCGTGGGGATGAGTCCGTCGGGCGCCGCCAGCAACCCGTCGCTGTCTGAGCTCAGGGCGGATCCCTGCCGAGCCGCCATCCAGCCGCAAA TTCCAGGCATGTGTCCGTACTTCCAGCCCTTCTACCAGCCCAACGAGTGTGGAAAGGCTCTGTGCGTTCGGCCGGATATGATGGAGCTTGATGAGCTTTACGAGTTCCCAGAGTTTTCCCGCGACCCCACCATGTATTTGGCTTTGCGCAACCTCATTCTGGCCTCCTGGCACAAGAACTGCAAG gaGGTGCTAACTTGCCAGACGTGTGCCGTGCACATCATCGCGCGGGGGTTGGTGCGCGTGCGCTGCGTGCAGGAAATGGACCGAGTGCTCCACTTCATGACCAGGAAGGGCCTCATCAACACTGGCGTGCTGGCAGTGAAGCGGCCCCTGCTCCCTGTCCGATACGGCGCCGTGAGTGTCCTCGTCCTGACtgtcccccccactccccttgTTTATTCGGTTAGGAAAAAAGAGTCACATGCATCATCTTTGCAGAGGAAAGTTATTGTCGTCGGCGCCGGGGCGTCGGGGCTGGCGGCTGCTCGGCAGCTGCAAAACTTTGGCACTCAG gtggtggtgctggaggCGAGGGAGAGGATCGGAGGCCGCGTGTGGGACGATGCATCGCTGGGTGTCACGGTGGGACGAGGAGCTCAAATAGTCAACGGCTGCGTCAACAACCCCATCGCCCTCATGTGTGAGCAG ATGGCCATCAAGATGCACAAGCTGGGGGAGCGGTGTGACCTCTttcaggagggggggcaggtcaCCGACACGGCCATCGACAAGCGCATGGACTTCCACTTCAACGCCATACTAGACGTGGTGTCTGAATGGAGGAAGGACAAGTCACAGGCCCAGGACAAGACGCTGAGAG AAAAGATccaggaggtgaagaagaactTCCTTCAGGAGTCCGGAATCCAGTTCAGCGAGTTGGAGGAGAAGGTGCTTCAGTTTCACCTCAGCAACCTGGAGTACGCCTGTGGAAGCACGTTAGACCAG gtgtcTGCAAGATCTTGGGACCACAACGAGTTCTTTGCCCAGTTCTCAGGAGACCACACGTTGCTCACCAAGGGCTACTCCGCTTTGCTCCACAAACTGGCCGAGGGCCTCGACATCCACACAAAGTGCCCG GTTCAGGCGGTTGAGTACTCAGGTGATGTTGTCAAAGTTACCTCTTCCAACGGGTCGCAGTGGACGGCACAGAAG GTTCTCGTCACCGTCCCATTGACTTTGCTCCAGAAGAACTTGATTCAGTTCCACCCGGCTCTTCCTGAACGGAAACTGAAAGCAATCCACAGTCTAGGAGCCGGCATCATAGAGAAG ATTGGTCTCCAGTTCCCGTACCGATTCTGGGACAACAAAATCCAAGGGGCCGACTACTTTGGTCACATACCATCAGGTCCCGACAAGAGGGGCATGTTCAGTGTCTTCTACGACATGGAGTCTCAG ggtaaGCAGGCTGTCCTCATGTCCGTCATCACTGGGGAAGCTGTGCATGCCGTCCGGGacatggaggacaaggaggtggTGGACGAGTGCATGAAGGTGCTGCGGGAGCTCTTCAAAGAGCAG GACGTCCCAGAGCCACTGCATTTCTTTGTCACGCACTGGAGCAAAGACAAATGGTCCCAGATGTCCTACAGCTTTGTGAAGACGGGGGGAAGTGGAGAGGCCTACGACATCCTCGCTGAAGACGTGCAGGGAAAAGTCTTCTTCGCCGGAGAG GCCACCAACAGACATTTCCCTCAGACTGTGACGGGGGCCTACCTGAGTGGGGTCAGGGAGGCCAGCAAGATGGCTGCTATGTAG
- the kdm1b gene encoding lysine-specific histone demethylase 2 isoform X2, which translates to MLSDADYCGNPSGNARRARKRSSGDSPGDGQTLRSSGRQSTVRVKRTNNPPPGQSKRKATDTEEEDDQSEKKYRKCEKAGCSATYPVCFASASDRCAKNGYTSRWYHLSCGEHFCNECFDHYYRSHKDGYEVFASWKKVWTSNGKSEPSLKAFMVDQQLPFWVQCTKPDCRKWRQLTKEIQLTASLAATYRCGMKFYNIKTEGLDQCSQPEDLRVVEVSDNWWHSMLILPPLFKDSPAAPFLAAYYPDCVGMSPSGAASNPSLSELRADPCRAAIQPQIPGMCPYFQPFYQPNECGKALCVRPDMMELDELYEFPEFSRDPTMYLALRNLILASWHKNCKEVLTCQTCAVHIIARGLVRVRCVQEMDRVLHFMTRKGLINTGVLAVKRPLLPVRYGARKVIVVGAGASGLAAARQLQNFGTQVVVLEARERIGGRVWDDASLGVTVGRGAQIVNGCVNNPIALMCEQMAIKMHKLGERCDLFQEGGQVTDTAIDKRMDFHFNAILDVVSEWRKDKSQAQDKTLREKIQEVKKNFLQESGIQFSELEEKVLQFHLSNLEYACGSTLDQVSARSWDHNEFFAQFSGDHTLLTKGYSALLHKLAEGLDIHTKCPVQAVEYSGDVVKVTSSNGSQWTAQKVLVTVPLTLLQKNLIQFHPALPERKLKAIHSLGAGIIEKIGLQFPYRFWDNKIQGADYFGHIPSGPDKRGMFSVFYDMESQGKQAVLMSVITGEAVHAVRDMEDKEVVDECMKVLRELFKEQDVPEPLHFFVTHWSKDKWSQMSYSFVKTGGSGEAYDILAEDVQGKVFFAGEATNRHFPQTVTGAYLSGVREASKMAAM; encoded by the exons ATGTTGTCGGATGCAG ACTACTGCGGGAATCCCTCCGGAAATGCTCGGCGGGCAAGGAAGAGGAGCTCCGGGGATTCACCGGGGGACGGGCAGACCCTGCGCTCCTCCGGGAGGCAGAGCACCGTGCGCGTGAAGCGCACCAACAACCCTCCACCTGGACAG AGCAAAAGAAAAGCCACAGACACCGAGGAGGAAGACGACCAGTCTGAGAAGAAGTACAGGAAGTGTGAAAAGGCCGGCTGCTCTGCCACGTACCCAGTTTGTTTTGCAAGTGCATCCGACAG GTGTGCTAAAAACGGATACACGTCTCGCTGGTACCATCTATCATGCGGTGAGCATTTTTGCAACGAATGTTTTGATCACTACTACAGAAG TCACAAAGATGGCTACGAGGTCTTTGCTTCCTGGAAGAAGGTGTGGACGAGTAACGGGAAAAGTGAGCCCAGTCTTAAAGCCTTCATGGTGGATCAGCAGCTCCCGTTCTGG GTTCAATGTACTAAACCGGACTGTAGGAAGTGGCGTCAGCTGACCAAGGAGATCCAACTGACCGCTTCCCTCGCAGCCACGTACCGCTGTGGAATGAAGTTCTACAACATCAag ACCGAGGGCCTGGACCAGTGCTCCCAGCCAGAGGACTTG CGGGTGGTCGAGGTGTCCGACAACTGGTGGCATTCCATGTTGATTTTGCCGCCGTTGTTCAAAGACAGTCCCGCCGCCCCGTTCCTCGCCGCCTACTACCCCGACTGCGTGGGGATGAGTCCGTCGGGCGCCGCCAGCAACCCGTCGCTGTCTGAGCTCAGGGCGGATCCCTGCCGAGCCGCCATCCAGCCGCAAA TTCCAGGCATGTGTCCGTACTTCCAGCCCTTCTACCAGCCCAACGAGTGTGGAAAGGCTCTGTGCGTTCGGCCGGATATGATGGAGCTTGATGAGCTTTACGAGTTCCCAGAGTTTTCCCGCGACCCCACCATGTATTTGGCTTTGCGCAACCTCATTCTGGCCTCCTGGCACAAGAACTGCAAG gaGGTGCTAACTTGCCAGACGTGTGCCGTGCACATCATCGCGCGGGGGTTGGTGCGCGTGCGCTGCGTGCAGGAAATGGACCGAGTGCTCCACTTCATGACCAGGAAGGGCCTCATCAACACTGGCGTGCTGGCAGTGAAGCGGCCCCTGCTCCCTGTCCGATACGGCGCC AGGAAAGTTATTGTCGTCGGCGCCGGGGCGTCGGGGCTGGCGGCTGCTCGGCAGCTGCAAAACTTTGGCACTCAG gtggtggtgctggaggCGAGGGAGAGGATCGGAGGCCGCGTGTGGGACGATGCATCGCTGGGTGTCACGGTGGGACGAGGAGCTCAAATAGTCAACGGCTGCGTCAACAACCCCATCGCCCTCATGTGTGAGCAG ATGGCCATCAAGATGCACAAGCTGGGGGAGCGGTGTGACCTCTttcaggagggggggcaggtcaCCGACACGGCCATCGACAAGCGCATGGACTTCCACTTCAACGCCATACTAGACGTGGTGTCTGAATGGAGGAAGGACAAGTCACAGGCCCAGGACAAGACGCTGAGAG AAAAGATccaggaggtgaagaagaactTCCTTCAGGAGTCCGGAATCCAGTTCAGCGAGTTGGAGGAGAAGGTGCTTCAGTTTCACCTCAGCAACCTGGAGTACGCCTGTGGAAGCACGTTAGACCAG gtgtcTGCAAGATCTTGGGACCACAACGAGTTCTTTGCCCAGTTCTCAGGAGACCACACGTTGCTCACCAAGGGCTACTCCGCTTTGCTCCACAAACTGGCCGAGGGCCTCGACATCCACACAAAGTGCCCG GTTCAGGCGGTTGAGTACTCAGGTGATGTTGTCAAAGTTACCTCTTCCAACGGGTCGCAGTGGACGGCACAGAAG GTTCTCGTCACCGTCCCATTGACTTTGCTCCAGAAGAACTTGATTCAGTTCCACCCGGCTCTTCCTGAACGGAAACTGAAAGCAATCCACAGTCTAGGAGCCGGCATCATAGAGAAG ATTGGTCTCCAGTTCCCGTACCGATTCTGGGACAACAAAATCCAAGGGGCCGACTACTTTGGTCACATACCATCAGGTCCCGACAAGAGGGGCATGTTCAGTGTCTTCTACGACATGGAGTCTCAG ggtaaGCAGGCTGTCCTCATGTCCGTCATCACTGGGGAAGCTGTGCATGCCGTCCGGGacatggaggacaaggaggtggTGGACGAGTGCATGAAGGTGCTGCGGGAGCTCTTCAAAGAGCAG GACGTCCCAGAGCCACTGCATTTCTTTGTCACGCACTGGAGCAAAGACAAATGGTCCCAGATGTCCTACAGCTTTGTGAAGACGGGGGGAAGTGGAGAGGCCTACGACATCCTCGCTGAAGACGTGCAGGGAAAAGTCTTCTTCGCCGGAGAG GCCACCAACAGACATTTCCCTCAGACTGTGACGGGGGCCTACCTGAGTGGGGTCAGGGAGGCCAGCAAGATGGCTGCTATGTAG
- the kdm1b gene encoding lysine-specific histone demethylase 2 isoform X3 yields the protein MRHKDGYEVFASWKKVWTSNGKSEPSLKAFMVDQQLPFWVQCTKPDCRKWRQLTKEIQLTASLAATYRCGMKFYNIKTEGLDQCSQPEDLRVVEVSDNWWHSMLILPPLFKDSPAAPFLAAYYPDCVGMSPSGAASNPSLSELRADPCRAAIQPQIPGMCPYFQPFYQPNECGKALCVRPDMMELDELYEFPEFSRDPTMYLALRNLILASWHKNCKEVLTCQTCAVHIIARGLVRVRCVQEMDRVLHFMTRKGLINTGVLAVKRPLLPVRYGARKVIVVGAGASGLAAARQLQNFGTQVVVLEARERIGGRVWDDASLGVTVGRGAQIVNGCVNNPIALMCEQMAIKMHKLGERCDLFQEGGQVTDTAIDKRMDFHFNAILDVVSEWRKDKSQAQDKTLREKIQEVKKNFLQESGIQFSELEEKVLQFHLSNLEYACGSTLDQVSARSWDHNEFFAQFSGDHTLLTKGYSALLHKLAEGLDIHTKCPVQAVEYSGDVVKVTSSNGSQWTAQKVLVTVPLTLLQKNLIQFHPALPERKLKAIHSLGAGIIEKIGLQFPYRFWDNKIQGADYFGHIPSGPDKRGMFSVFYDMESQGKQAVLMSVITGEAVHAVRDMEDKEVVDECMKVLRELFKEQDVPEPLHFFVTHWSKDKWSQMSYSFVKTGGSGEAYDILAEDVQGKVFFAGEATNRHFPQTVTGAYLSGVREASKMAAM from the exons ATGCG TCACAAAGATGGCTACGAGGTCTTTGCTTCCTGGAAGAAGGTGTGGACGAGTAACGGGAAAAGTGAGCCCAGTCTTAAAGCCTTCATGGTGGATCAGCAGCTCCCGTTCTGG GTTCAATGTACTAAACCGGACTGTAGGAAGTGGCGTCAGCTGACCAAGGAGATCCAACTGACCGCTTCCCTCGCAGCCACGTACCGCTGTGGAATGAAGTTCTACAACATCAag ACCGAGGGCCTGGACCAGTGCTCCCAGCCAGAGGACTTG CGGGTGGTCGAGGTGTCCGACAACTGGTGGCATTCCATGTTGATTTTGCCGCCGTTGTTCAAAGACAGTCCCGCCGCCCCGTTCCTCGCCGCCTACTACCCCGACTGCGTGGGGATGAGTCCGTCGGGCGCCGCCAGCAACCCGTCGCTGTCTGAGCTCAGGGCGGATCCCTGCCGAGCCGCCATCCAGCCGCAAA TTCCAGGCATGTGTCCGTACTTCCAGCCCTTCTACCAGCCCAACGAGTGTGGAAAGGCTCTGTGCGTTCGGCCGGATATGATGGAGCTTGATGAGCTTTACGAGTTCCCAGAGTTTTCCCGCGACCCCACCATGTATTTGGCTTTGCGCAACCTCATTCTGGCCTCCTGGCACAAGAACTGCAAG gaGGTGCTAACTTGCCAGACGTGTGCCGTGCACATCATCGCGCGGGGGTTGGTGCGCGTGCGCTGCGTGCAGGAAATGGACCGAGTGCTCCACTTCATGACCAGGAAGGGCCTCATCAACACTGGCGTGCTGGCAGTGAAGCGGCCCCTGCTCCCTGTCCGATACGGCGCC AGGAAAGTTATTGTCGTCGGCGCCGGGGCGTCGGGGCTGGCGGCTGCTCGGCAGCTGCAAAACTTTGGCACTCAG gtggtggtgctggaggCGAGGGAGAGGATCGGAGGCCGCGTGTGGGACGATGCATCGCTGGGTGTCACGGTGGGACGAGGAGCTCAAATAGTCAACGGCTGCGTCAACAACCCCATCGCCCTCATGTGTGAGCAG ATGGCCATCAAGATGCACAAGCTGGGGGAGCGGTGTGACCTCTttcaggagggggggcaggtcaCCGACACGGCCATCGACAAGCGCATGGACTTCCACTTCAACGCCATACTAGACGTGGTGTCTGAATGGAGGAAGGACAAGTCACAGGCCCAGGACAAGACGCTGAGAG AAAAGATccaggaggtgaagaagaactTCCTTCAGGAGTCCGGAATCCAGTTCAGCGAGTTGGAGGAGAAGGTGCTTCAGTTTCACCTCAGCAACCTGGAGTACGCCTGTGGAAGCACGTTAGACCAG gtgtcTGCAAGATCTTGGGACCACAACGAGTTCTTTGCCCAGTTCTCAGGAGACCACACGTTGCTCACCAAGGGCTACTCCGCTTTGCTCCACAAACTGGCCGAGGGCCTCGACATCCACACAAAGTGCCCG GTTCAGGCGGTTGAGTACTCAGGTGATGTTGTCAAAGTTACCTCTTCCAACGGGTCGCAGTGGACGGCACAGAAG GTTCTCGTCACCGTCCCATTGACTTTGCTCCAGAAGAACTTGATTCAGTTCCACCCGGCTCTTCCTGAACGGAAACTGAAAGCAATCCACAGTCTAGGAGCCGGCATCATAGAGAAG ATTGGTCTCCAGTTCCCGTACCGATTCTGGGACAACAAAATCCAAGGGGCCGACTACTTTGGTCACATACCATCAGGTCCCGACAAGAGGGGCATGTTCAGTGTCTTCTACGACATGGAGTCTCAG ggtaaGCAGGCTGTCCTCATGTCCGTCATCACTGGGGAAGCTGTGCATGCCGTCCGGGacatggaggacaaggaggtggTGGACGAGTGCATGAAGGTGCTGCGGGAGCTCTTCAAAGAGCAG GACGTCCCAGAGCCACTGCATTTCTTTGTCACGCACTGGAGCAAAGACAAATGGTCCCAGATGTCCTACAGCTTTGTGAAGACGGGGGGAAGTGGAGAGGCCTACGACATCCTCGCTGAAGACGTGCAGGGAAAAGTCTTCTTCGCCGGAGAG GCCACCAACAGACATTTCCCTCAGACTGTGACGGGGGCCTACCTGAGTGGGGTCAGGGAGGCCAGCAAGATGGCTGCTATGTAG